TTATTGACCTAAGCTATATTTTATCGGCTTTTACTTTTTTTTTGCATTATGGTATAATAAAGATAAAAAAGTTAAGTATAAAAAGGGGGATTATGGATAAGAATATATCCTATGTATCAAAAGAGTTAGGCATAGATTACAAAAATGTAGAAAATACATACAAATTATATTTAGAAGGAGCTACTATAGCTTTTATTTCTCGTTATAGAAAAGAAGTTACAGGTGGACTTGATGAAGAACAAATTAGAAATATAGTTGATAAAATGACTTATATGGAAAATTTAGAAAAAAGAAAAGAAGAAGTTTTACGTATTATTGAAGAGCAAGGTAAATTAACGGATGAACTTAAAAAAAGTATAGAAGAAGCAACTGTATTGCAAAAAGTAGAAGATTTATATTTACCATATAAGAAAAAGAAAAAAACTAAGGCTGATATAGCAGTAGAAAAAGGATTAGAGCCATTATCTAAAAAAGTCTTATTAGGTATCACAAAAGATGAATTACTTACTTTTGCAAAAGAGTATATAACAGAAGAAGTAACAACTATTGAAGAAGCTATAGAAGGAGCATATTTAATAATTGCCCAAAAAATATCAGAAGATATTAAAATTAGAGAATATCTAAGAGAAAGTCTTATGAAAAATGGAATACTTACTTCAACTCTTATAGAAAAAAATAAGAATTTAGATGAAAGATTTGTTTATCAGGATTACTATAATTTTACATCTAATGTAAATAAATTGTCTTCTTATAGAATATTGGCAGTTAATAGGGGAGAAAAAGAAAAAATACTTAAAGTAAGTATTAATTTTGAAGATACAGATAAAGAAAAAGTATATAGATATATTTTAAACCATAGTTTCAAAAAAATATTAGATGATATGAAAGATGAGTTAATGACTATTGTAGATGATAGTTACAATAGATTATTATTCCCCTCAATAGAAAATGAAGTTAGAAATATTTTAACTGAAATTTCTGATAAAGATGCAATAAATGTATTTTCTAATAATTTAGAAAATCTTTTATTACAAGCACCACTTAATAAAAAGACTATACTAGGTTTAGATCCAGGTATTAGAACTGGTTGTAAATTAGCAGTAATATCAAAAGAAGGTTTTTATGTAACTTCTGATGTAATATATCCTGTAAAAGGAGCACATGGTGCTAGACAATTAGAAGAGTCTCGTAAAAAACTAATAGACTATATTACAAAATATGATATAGATATTATAGCAATAGGTAATGGAACTGCCTCTCGTGAAACTGAAAGTTTTGTAGCTGAGAGTATTAAAGGACAAAAATGTAAATATGTAATAGTAAATGAAGCAGGAGCTTCTGTATATTCAGCATCTAAATTAGCAGCGGAAGAATTTCCGAAATTAGATGTAACTGTAAGAGGAACTATTTCAATTGCTAGAAGAATACAAGATCCTTTATCTGAGTTAGTTAAGATAGATCCTAAATCTATTGGTGTAGGAATGTACCAACATGATGTAAATCAAAAATTATTAAATCAAGAATTAGATGAAACAATAATAAAAATAGTTAATAGAGTTGGTGTTAATGCCAATACTGCATCTTATGCATTACTTAGTTTCGTATCAGGAGTTAAGAAAAATATTGCTAAAAATATAGTAGATTACAGAAAAGAACATGGAGATTTTAAAGATAGAAAAGAATTGTTAAAAGTAAAAGGAGTAGGAGCAAAAGCATTTGAACAAATGGCAGGATTTATAGTTGTTCCTGATTCAAAAAATCCTTTTGATAATACTATAATTCACCCTGAGTCATATAAAATAGCAGAAGAAATACTTACAATAGTAAACTCTAATAGTAAAGAATTTAGAGAAAAATATGTTGAAATTAGAAAAAGATTAAATGAAATTGGAGAAAAGAAAATAGTTTCTGCGATGAAAGAAAAATCATATGGAGTAGAAACTGTTAAAGATATATATCAGGCGCTTATAAAAGATAGAAGAGATCCAAGAGAAGATTATTCTACACCAATATTAAAATCAGACATATTAACTATGGAAGATTTAGTTGATGGTATGGAATTAGAAGGTGTTGTTAGAAATGTTGCTAAATTTGGAGTATTCGTAGATATAGGGCTTAAAAATGATGCCATGATACATATTTCTGAATTATCAGATAAATTTGTAAAAGATCCAGCAGACTTATTAAAAGTTGGAGACATTATTAAAGTTAAAATATTTAATGTAGACAAAAATAGAAAAAGAGTAACACTTACAAGAAAGGGAGTAAATTAATATAATGAAAATAGATTATGCAAAAACGCTAAATTTACCTAAAACAAGTTTTAAAATGAAAGCCAATCTTCCACAAAAAGAAGGTCTTATGATAAGAGATTGGCAAAA
This portion of the Oceanivirga salmonicida genome encodes:
- a CDS encoding Tex family protein: MDKNISYVSKELGIDYKNVENTYKLYLEGATIAFISRYRKEVTGGLDEEQIRNIVDKMTYMENLEKRKEEVLRIIEEQGKLTDELKKSIEEATVLQKVEDLYLPYKKKKKTKADIAVEKGLEPLSKKVLLGITKDELLTFAKEYITEEVTTIEEAIEGAYLIIAQKISEDIKIREYLRESLMKNGILTSTLIEKNKNLDERFVYQDYYNFTSNVNKLSSYRILAVNRGEKEKILKVSINFEDTDKEKVYRYILNHSFKKILDDMKDELMTIVDDSYNRLLFPSIENEVRNILTEISDKDAINVFSNNLENLLLQAPLNKKTILGLDPGIRTGCKLAVISKEGFYVTSDVIYPVKGAHGARQLEESRKKLIDYITKYDIDIIAIGNGTASRETESFVAESIKGQKCKYVIVNEAGASVYSASKLAAEEFPKLDVTVRGTISIARRIQDPLSELVKIDPKSIGVGMYQHDVNQKLLNQELDETIIKIVNRVGVNANTASYALLSFVSGVKKNIAKNIVDYRKEHGDFKDRKELLKVKGVGAKAFEQMAGFIVVPDSKNPFDNTIIHPESYKIAEEILTIVNSNSKEFREKYVEIRKRLNEIGEKKIVSAMKEKSYGVETVKDIYQALIKDRRDPREDYSTPILKSDILTMEDLVDGMELEGVVRNVAKFGVFVDIGLKNDAMIHISELSDKFVKDPADLLKVGDIIKVKIFNVDKNRKRVTLTRKGVN